A window of Ictalurus furcatus strain D&B chromosome 18, Billie_1.0, whole genome shotgun sequence contains these coding sequences:
- the esrra gene encoding steroid hormone receptor ERR1 isoform X1: MNKCIMSSRERRSELHIKAEPSSPEGGGGGGGRTSPGGVSSDSSHSGGGGGIRGEGAVRYSSPVYSPALRCHFKEDGADGADEGSTGSSGGRCKYALSTLPKRLCLVCGDVASGYHYGVASCEACKAFFKRTIQGNIEYSCPASNVCEITKRRRKACQACRFTKCLKVGMLKEGVRLDRVRGGRQKYKRRPEVENAMYQSTPIPVKKEGERGSPSIIVSHLLVAEPEKLFAMPDPLQPDTAQRTLTTLCDLADRELVVIIGWAKHVPGFLSLSLADQMSVLQSVWLEVLVLGVAYRSLGCEDEVVFAEDFVLDEEMSRLAGLTELNAAICQLARRFRALQLEREEFVMLKAIALTNSDSVYIEDIEAVQKLRDLLHQALLELVVQQRPEDPQRAGRLLLTLPLLRQTANRALTTFYSIKTRGGVPMHKLFLEMLEAMMDSP; encoded by the exons GTATCATGTCTTCCAGAGAGCGCCGCTCAGAGCTGCACATAAAAGCTGAGCCCAGCAGTCCGGAGGGCGGCGGCGGCGGTGGCGGGAGGACGAGCCCTGGTGGCGTCTCTTCTGATTCCTCTCACAGCGGAGGAGGAGGCGGCATACGGGGAGAAGGAGCAGTACGCTACTCCTCACCTGTATACAGCCCAGCACTGCGCTGCCACTTTAAGGAAGATGGAGCCGACGGTGCGGACGAGGGCTCCACAGGCAGCAGCGGGGGCCGCTGCAAATACGCCCTGAGCACCCTTCCTAAGAGGCTTTGCCTCGTATGTGGCGACGTGGCCTCCGGCTACCACTACGGTGTGGCCTCCTGCGAAGCCTGCAAAGCATTCTTCAAGCGAACTATCCAAG GCAACATTGAGTACAGCTGTCCAGCGTCCAACGTGTGTGAGATCACCAAGAGACGCAGGAAGGCCTGCCAGGCATGTCGCTTTACAAAGTGTCTCAAAGTGGGCATGCTCAAAGAGG gAGTTCGTCTGGACCGGGTGAGAGGAGGGAGGCAAAAGTACAAGAGGCGGCCAGAAGTGGAGAATGCCATGTACCAGAGCACACCGATACCCGTCAAGAAAGAGGGGGAAAGAg GCTCCCCCAGCATCATTGTGTCACATCTGCTGGTAGCTGAGCCTGAGAAGCTCTTCGCCATGCCGGATCCACTGCAGCCTGACACGGCTCAGCGCACCCTCACCACGCTGTGTGACCTAGCTGACCGCGAGCTCGTCGTCATCATCGGCTGGGCCAAACATGTCCCCG gatttctctctctttctctggctGACCAGATGTCTGTGCTGCAGTCTGTATGGTTGGAGGTGCTGGTACTAGGGGTGGCGTATCGCTCTCTGGGCTGTGAGGACGAGGTGGTGTTTGCTGAAGACTTTGTGCTAGACGAGGAGATGTCGCGTCTGGCTGGCTTGACCGAACTGAATGCTGCCATCTGCCAGTTGGCACGCCGCTTTAGGGCCCTGCAGCTGGAGCGCGAGGAGTTTGTCATGCTGAAGGCCATCGCTCTCACCAACTCAG acTCAGTCTACATAGAGGACATTGAGGCCGTGCAGAAGCTGAGGGATCTTCTGCATCAGGCTCTGTTAGAGCTGGTGGTGCAGCAGCGTCCGGAAGACCCGCAGCGTGCCGGCCGCCTTCTCCTCACGCTGCCCCTCCTCCGGCAAACAGCCAACCGCGCACTCACCACTTTCTACAGTATCAAGACCCGTGGAGGTGTGCCCATGCATAAACTCTTCCTGGAAATGCTGGAAGCCATGATGGACTCCCCCTAG
- the esrra gene encoding steroid hormone receptor ERR1 isoform X2 encodes MSSRERRSELHIKAEPSSPEGGGGGGGRTSPGGVSSDSSHSGGGGGIRGEGAVRYSSPVYSPALRCHFKEDGADGADEGSTGSSGGRCKYALSTLPKRLCLVCGDVASGYHYGVASCEACKAFFKRTIQGNIEYSCPASNVCEITKRRRKACQACRFTKCLKVGMLKEGVRLDRVRGGRQKYKRRPEVENAMYQSTPIPVKKEGERGSPSIIVSHLLVAEPEKLFAMPDPLQPDTAQRTLTTLCDLADRELVVIIGWAKHVPGFLSLSLADQMSVLQSVWLEVLVLGVAYRSLGCEDEVVFAEDFVLDEEMSRLAGLTELNAAICQLARRFRALQLEREEFVMLKAIALTNSDSVYIEDIEAVQKLRDLLHQALLELVVQQRPEDPQRAGRLLLTLPLLRQTANRALTTFYSIKTRGGVPMHKLFLEMLEAMMDSP; translated from the exons ATGTCTTCCAGAGAGCGCCGCTCAGAGCTGCACATAAAAGCTGAGCCCAGCAGTCCGGAGGGCGGCGGCGGCGGTGGCGGGAGGACGAGCCCTGGTGGCGTCTCTTCTGATTCCTCTCACAGCGGAGGAGGAGGCGGCATACGGGGAGAAGGAGCAGTACGCTACTCCTCACCTGTATACAGCCCAGCACTGCGCTGCCACTTTAAGGAAGATGGAGCCGACGGTGCGGACGAGGGCTCCACAGGCAGCAGCGGGGGCCGCTGCAAATACGCCCTGAGCACCCTTCCTAAGAGGCTTTGCCTCGTATGTGGCGACGTGGCCTCCGGCTACCACTACGGTGTGGCCTCCTGCGAAGCCTGCAAAGCATTCTTCAAGCGAACTATCCAAG GCAACATTGAGTACAGCTGTCCAGCGTCCAACGTGTGTGAGATCACCAAGAGACGCAGGAAGGCCTGCCAGGCATGTCGCTTTACAAAGTGTCTCAAAGTGGGCATGCTCAAAGAGG gAGTTCGTCTGGACCGGGTGAGAGGAGGGAGGCAAAAGTACAAGAGGCGGCCAGAAGTGGAGAATGCCATGTACCAGAGCACACCGATACCCGTCAAGAAAGAGGGGGAAAGAg GCTCCCCCAGCATCATTGTGTCACATCTGCTGGTAGCTGAGCCTGAGAAGCTCTTCGCCATGCCGGATCCACTGCAGCCTGACACGGCTCAGCGCACCCTCACCACGCTGTGTGACCTAGCTGACCGCGAGCTCGTCGTCATCATCGGCTGGGCCAAACATGTCCCCG gatttctctctctttctctggctGACCAGATGTCTGTGCTGCAGTCTGTATGGTTGGAGGTGCTGGTACTAGGGGTGGCGTATCGCTCTCTGGGCTGTGAGGACGAGGTGGTGTTTGCTGAAGACTTTGTGCTAGACGAGGAGATGTCGCGTCTGGCTGGCTTGACCGAACTGAATGCTGCCATCTGCCAGTTGGCACGCCGCTTTAGGGCCCTGCAGCTGGAGCGCGAGGAGTTTGTCATGCTGAAGGCCATCGCTCTCACCAACTCAG acTCAGTCTACATAGAGGACATTGAGGCCGTGCAGAAGCTGAGGGATCTTCTGCATCAGGCTCTGTTAGAGCTGGTGGTGCAGCAGCGTCCGGAAGACCCGCAGCGTGCCGGCCGCCTTCTCCTCACGCTGCCCCTCCTCCGGCAAACAGCCAACCGCGCACTCACCACTTTCTACAGTATCAAGACCCGTGGAGGTGTGCCCATGCATAAACTCTTCCTGGAAATGCTGGAAGCCATGATGGACTCCCCCTAG
- the esrra gene encoding steroid hormone receptor ERR1 isoform X3 — translation MPDPLQPDTAQRTLTTLCDLADRELVVIIGWAKHVPGFLSLSLADQMSVLQSVWLEVLVLGVAYRSLGCEDEVVFAEDFVLDEEMSRLAGLTELNAAICQLARRFRALQLEREEFVMLKAIALTNSDSVYIEDIEAVQKLRDLLHQALLELVVQQRPEDPQRAGRLLLTLPLLRQTANRALTTFYSIKTRGGVPMHKLFLEMLEAMMDSP, via the exons ATGCCGGATCCACTGCAGCCTGACACGGCTCAGCGCACCCTCACCACGCTGTGTGACCTAGCTGACCGCGAGCTCGTCGTCATCATCGGCTGGGCCAAACATGTCCCCG gatttctctctctttctctggctGACCAGATGTCTGTGCTGCAGTCTGTATGGTTGGAGGTGCTGGTACTAGGGGTGGCGTATCGCTCTCTGGGCTGTGAGGACGAGGTGGTGTTTGCTGAAGACTTTGTGCTAGACGAGGAGATGTCGCGTCTGGCTGGCTTGACCGAACTGAATGCTGCCATCTGCCAGTTGGCACGCCGCTTTAGGGCCCTGCAGCTGGAGCGCGAGGAGTTTGTCATGCTGAAGGCCATCGCTCTCACCAACTCAG acTCAGTCTACATAGAGGACATTGAGGCCGTGCAGAAGCTGAGGGATCTTCTGCATCAGGCTCTGTTAGAGCTGGTGGTGCAGCAGCGTCCGGAAGACCCGCAGCGTGCCGGCCGCCTTCTCCTCACGCTGCCCCTCCTCCGGCAAACAGCCAACCGCGCACTCACCACTTTCTACAGTATCAAGACCCGTGGAGGTGTGCCCATGCATAAACTCTTCCTGGAAATGCTGGAAGCCATGATGGACTCCCCCTAG
- the prdx5 gene encoding peroxiredoxin-5, mitochondrial produces the protein MLLRRPRLFSFIRPLHTTVTANMPIKVGESLPAVEVQEGEPGNKISIAQLFKGKKGVLFAVPGAFTPGCSKTHLPGFVTDAAKLRSKGVQEVACVSVNDVFVMAAWGKEHGTDGKVRMLADPTGAFTAAVDLFLDNDDILKVLGNKRSKRYAMVVEDGVVKKLNVEADGTGLSCSLASNVLSDLL, from the exons ATGCTTCTCAGGCGACCTCGTTTGTTCAGTTTCATCAGACCACTTCATACTACAGTCACTGCAAACATGCCCATCAAG GTTGGAGAGAGTCTGCCAGCTGTGGAGGTCCAGGAAGGAGAGCCGGGAAATAAAATTTCCATCGCCCAGCTCTTCAAAGGGAAAAAGGGGGTACTGTTTGCAGTGCCAGGTGCCTTTACTCCTGGATGCTCCAAG ACACATCTCCCGGGATTCGTTACTGATGCAGCAAAGCTGAGGAGCAAAGGTGTGCAGGAGGTGGCCTGCGTCTCCGTGAACGACGTGTTTGTCATGGCCGCATGGGGAAAGGAACATGGCACAGATGGCAAG GTGCGAATGCTGGCCGATCCCACAGGAGCCTTCACTGCG GCAGTTGATCTCTTTCTGGACAATGATGACATTTTGAAGGTACTCGGTAACAAGAGATCCAAGAG ATATGCAATGGTTGTTGAGGACGGTGTGGTGAAGAAGCTCAACGTGGAGGCTGATGGAACTGGTCTCAGCTGCAGCTTAGCCTCAAATGTCCTCTCTGATCTGCTCTAA